In Thalassophryne amazonica chromosome 13, fThaAma1.1, whole genome shotgun sequence, the sequence caggagcgttcttcgggttcatacccctcccagtccaccaaatactggaacccccggcccttccgatggacgtccaggagctggcgcacggtccaagccggctccccgtcgatgatccgggcaggaggcggcgccggtccgggggtacagaggggtgaaatgtggtgaggtttgatgcgtgacacatggaaaaccgggtggatccgcagcgaagctggcagcttcagcttcactgcggctggactgaggatcttgagtatggtgaatggtccaatgtatctgtcctttaatttctgggattccacttgcagaggaatgtcttttgtggaaagccaaacctcctgcccaggctgatacgtaggggccagggcacgccagcggtctgcatggttcttggacCTCgtcgggctttgagcagggcagaacgggcggtacgccacacccgacggcaccttctcagatgggcctggaccgagggcaccccgacctctccctccactagcgggaacaatgggggctggtaccccaaacacacctcaaacggggagaggccggtagcagatgatacttggctattatgagcgtactcgaaccaggccagatggttgctccaggctgtcgggtgcgtggaggtcacgcagcggagggcctgctccaattcctggttcgcccgctctgcctgtccattcgtctgaggatggtatccggaagagagactcacggtggcccccagttccctgcagaaactcctccagacctgagaggagaactgaggaccacggtctgagacaatatcggatggaatcccatgcagacgcacgacatggtggaccaggaggtctgcagtctcctgggccgtcgggagcttcgggagggccacgaagtgggccgccttggagaactggtccactattgtgaggatggtagtcatgccctgggacagcgggaggcccatgacaaagtccaggccgatgtgaaaccaggggcgatgaggcacgggcggaggctggaggaggccttgggccttgtggtggtcggccttgcccctggcacaggtggtgcaggcctggacatactcccggacgtcggcttccatagacgcccaccagaagcactgccggaccactgccacggtccttcgcacccctggatgacaggagagcttggaaccgtgacagaagtctaggaccgcagccctggcctctggtgggacgtacagtttgtccttctgacctgtccccgggtccgggctccgtgtcagggactcccggacggtcttctccacgtcccaggtgagggtggccacgacaatggactcggggatgatggcttCCgtcggatctgacagctcggtcttgacttcctcttcatgcacccgggacagggcgtcagatcgttggttcttcatcccggggcggtaggtgatccgaaggtcaaaacgcccgaagaacagtgaccagcgggctttcctggggttcagacgcctggcggtccgaatgtactccaggttccgatggtccttgaaaaccgtaaatggtaccgatgctccctccaacaggtgtctccactcctcaagagcctccttcaccgcaagaagttcccgattgccaacgtcatagttcctttcagccggggtcaacctgtgggaaaagtaggcacatggatggagaaccttgtcagactccccgctctgggatagcacggctcctatccccaaGTCAGAGGCGCCCACTTCAACTaaaaactggcgattgggatcgggctgcaccagaaccggtgcagtcgagaaccggcgtttcaactccctaaacgcggcttcgcaccgatccgaccaggtgaaggggactttagtggaggtcagggctgtcagggggctaactacctgactgtagcccttgatgaacctccggtagaaatttccaaaaccgaggaactgttgcagtttcctacggtttgttggttgttgccaatctctcaccgccgcaaccttggccggatcaggggcgacggagttggaggagattatgaaccccaggaaggacaaagaagtgcggtggaactcgcacttctcgcccttcacaaacagccggttctccaacaaccgctgtaggacctgacgtacatgcttgacatgggtctcaggatccggagaaaagatgagtatatcatctagatatacgaagacaatccgatgcaggaagtcccacaagacgtcattaatcaacgcttggaacgtcgcaggcgcattggtgaggccgaacggcatgaccaggtactcaaagtgacctaacggggtgttgaatggcgtcttccactcgtctccctcccggatccgaaccaggtgataagcattcctaagatccaattttgtgaaaatttgggctccatgcaagggcatgaacactgaatccaacaaaggtaatgggtatcggttgcgaaccatgatctcgttcagccctctgtaatcaatgcatggacggagtccgccgtccttcttgcccacaaaaaagaaaccagcacccatcggggaggtggagttccggatcaacccggcagctaacgagtcccagatgtaggtctccattgattcacgttccgggtgtgagaggttgtacagcctgctggacgggtactcagcgcccggtatcaaatcaatggcacaatcgtacggacggtgcggggcagcatgagtgccagatctttgctgaagacgtcagcaaggtcatggtactcggctggcaccgccgccagattggggggaactataacctcctccttagctgtcacaccgggtggaaccgaggattctaaacactcccggtggcaggtttcgctccactgaaccacaaccccagaaggccaatcaatctggggattgtgttttaacacccatgggaaacccaaaatcactcgggaggtagaaggtgttacataaaacacaatctcctccctgtgatttccagatgcaaccaatgtcactggctgtgtctggtgtgtgattagtggaagaagggtgccatctagtgcccgcaccgacaatgtgacggtaaggccactagagggagcccaacctcctttgcccatctgctatccagcagattcccctccgaccccgtgtccaccagtgctggggcgtgaagggttaggtccccactcaggatcgtgactgggatatgtgcagattttcggggtctccccgcgtgggtattgtgacccacccttagcccagtctctaaggacgagtgctgctgttttgaccgtttggggcattctctctgtgtgtgctcggttgagctgcagagaaaacactccccacggatcggcctcctttgtctctgatctgatcgccttttggccctgctcgtttccatagcaacgtcagcagggggagctgtcgtcacgtggagtgccctggctgtggagcgtggggaagatggctccctttcggacccgggaggaagagggacagcttgtgcctgaccacgcccttcgtctcgctcccgtcggggttctgttaatcggttgtctaaccgtataaccaggtcgataagcccgtctaaatcccgcggctcgtccttcgccaccaggtgctccttaaggaccagagacagtccgtttacaaaggcggcacggagcgcaacagcattccagccggctcgcactgccgtgatgcggaagtcgactgcatacttcgctgcgctccgacacccctgtcttatcgacagcagcacgcttgaagcagtctcgcctctatgagggtggtcgaacacctgtcggaactccctcacaaactcagtgtaaatcattaggagccgtgaattctgctcccagagcgccgtagcccaggcgcgtgcctctcctcgaagcacatttataatgtaagccacccggctagcgtctgacgcgtacatgacaggacgctgtgaaaagacgagcgagcactgcatcaagaagtccgcgcacgtctccacacagcctccatacggctccggagggcttatgtatgcttcaggggaaggtgggggggttcgttgaacgaccagtggaatgtctgtttctggcattcggtcagcaggaggaggtgctgcagcagcgccctgagcatgcgcttccacctgggcggtgagagcctccatccttcgattgggAACaacgctctgctcggtaactaagtccaaccgagcagtaaaagcggttaagatgtgctgcagttcacctaacacgcctcctgctggcgcctgtgcacctcgctcttccattggctgttcaagcgatggttgacgcccctcaggatccatgacgctggccgggaaatcctgttgtgaaagtgtaggaacacggacccacaacagggggcgtaaaagaacgggcaatggtctgtaacggaatacagacaaccagtttggaactacagtcaattacgttgggtgacgtgtgggcaggcttgaggataggagacgcccgtccagaaccgagccggatcccacacggccctcaccgccaacggatctgaagaacaccggagccgccaagtcctgggtccccaggtggtcaccgtctccagctgtcagacctggtactgctggcagagaacagaaacagtacaggtgagtgtgagtgcacacactcagtaatcccacagtctgtgttcttttgggagggagcacctccacctccagtcacacactcgtgcagctcctgtctaaccacttatctggttggggtgtgaagcgaagccgtcgctgatcacaccaaacgccaatccagcagataaggcaacaccacaggaaaacggctgcaaagaagttcagactattagtcagtgttaaatacagcagagaatattacctccaaggtagctgatttctcggcgaggaggtggagttgcagtccagcctttatggtgatggtgatgagttgaatgagtgacagctggtgctgatgatgagtgacagctgtcactcccagtggctccagcgccctctcgtgcttgaagcccgcactccaagcagggcgccatctggtggtggtgggccagcagtacctcctcttcagcggcccacacaacaagtaatgcatgattatagtctaagatagcatcacaccacgcaaggtggaatagctagtcgtccaacatagctggactcactactgtcttgtaaaccttcctcttcactcttgctgatattcttcggtcacaaatcactcctgccacctttctccacccactccactctgcctgcactctcttcttcacctctctaccacactctccattactttgaacagttgaccccaaatatttaaactcatctactttcaccacttctactccttgtaactgcactattccactgggctccctcccattcacacacatgaactcagtctgactttcattcctctgctctccagagcagacccCCTCTCTCCAGGctggactcaacctgctctctactctcactacagatcacaagtggtgggcacagaaaaccaaaaaattaacttcgataacagataatcagataactgaaaagttatctttgataaagctaaaccgataaaccacccaaagatttatcggaagctacagataaccgataacttccagtattgtctccgggacacttgcaactactaacaagcagaTTTAGAgtattaacaccacaatcgcttctggtagcatcaaaagcgacaacagacccaaacaatgagtcagcacttctgtctttgaacatcctgccccctgctggaagctccagtgtactacatggcttccagtgcagaagcaactgagaggagccacaaagctcaactctctactcaatcacaacgttgctgtcaggctgaggtcttggaaaataaagcagtgctgagttatggtttggtgtataaataaaataataactccattaatgtcaattctgtcatttgtgcaaagtaaaGATATaactatcttttaatgttgaataatgcactaattctgaagttttgtaacaaacagacagatggcattctgggtaaaatgtgcttctgctaacactgattggttgattcattctatataaaccaacacattaatgtgaggtgtgtcgtgtgttggtgttaacagatgaatgtgcttttgtaaaatatgccattttttatttgtaaaaaaaaaaaaaaaaaaaaaaaaaacaagttgtaaTTACATAACtgcctgatataaccggtgtcaaaataaatagaacagtgccatgatctactggtgccagtgcgagttttggccctttttcagctgatttttcatttatgcgagaattttttggatcgcaccgagtttcaggttaattgcgcgtcctgcatcatttagtatacatggagtaatgagctgcgtttaacatctaacaatcacctcctgatcggcaatcgtatggtcggatgaaaatcaaacttgtttgatattctggtcggccgtcgtgaggggatcccactgctgaagagctacaagcgtccaacctctcgcactgtgcctgtgcaaacaccacagacatgtcttgtaatgttttttgttttaaacagGATCAAAGTAAAACATTTCAAAGGGGCAATTTATGTTTGACAGACCAGCTGAGATTATCTCTGGTCCCTGAAGAACAGAGTTGGAACAGTGGTCAAAATACAAACTGTACCACAAGTTCATCTCGTCACCTTCTTATATCTGCTGCAATTTCAAAGTAAAgtctcggtgtgtgtgtgtacttttcGGTGACAGGGACTCACTCTTTGACCTCGTCGTTGCTCATGTCCAGGTAGCGGTTGCTGATCCACTGCACCTCAAACCAGTCCCTGAAGTTATTGTTTCCACAGCAGCGGAACTCGATCTGGGTCATGTCCAGTGTCCTCTTCATGAAGCAGCGTCCCGGAGTGTCGGTGTCTTTGTAGAACTTGATGCCGTTTTTGAGGCCATCTGTGAGTGCCAGGTACACCACAAACTGCATGAGGAAGCAAAGCGCTgccaccagcagcagcagcacgttgAAGCCGCAGCACATCAGCATGTATGACCGCAGCATCGGCTTCCACTTGGAAAACTTCATGGGGTCCAGAGAGTCATGGCACACCTTGCTGCCGAAGGCGTTGAACCCACAGGCCAACAGGCCCACGAGGATGTACAGGTTGGGCACTAAATGGCTCTCGTTGTTGTCCATCATCTCACTTCTTTTCCGAAGCTCGATCTTGAAAAAAATGCCGAGGCTGAAGATCAGGATCCCCATGATGACGGAGAGCCAGTAGAGCATCCACAGAGCCTGAGCCAGCTTCACCCGCTTCAGCAGGTCAAACTTCACTGGCATGAACGGCATGTTGACACCCGACTGCAACCAAACCCAATTTAAAGTCTGAAATGTTTTCTGACCACTTTGACTTCCAGAAGGTTTTTAATCCATTCCAGAGGTTAACTGCTGAACAGGCCTCACACATCCATAATTCACGGCTGTGGGACAGAGCAGCAGGTCAGGACGGTCCATCATGCCACAAGACACGCTGTTGACCTTCTGAGCACGGACGCGCCGAGGCGTGAACGCGTGCAGGAGACGAGCTGCAACAACTCATCCTAAATCCAGTAATCGCTCCCGATTCCATTAAGAGCTGGTGGTCCTAATCCCAAGATTTATCTGCTAATAGGTTTAAGTACCAGCTTCCTCAACTGTCAGTCAGCCCTCACAGGAGGCCGAGTTTCCATCACGCCGCCTCCTCACACGGTGCGCCACCACTTAGACACGTCTTCCTGTGAAGTCAGAAAATGCTTTGAGGGTTTTCCAGATCACCGCTGCCAGTGTTCTTGCTCGTGGGCTCACCGGTCGTTCCAGAACCTTCAACACCGCCAGGCACATGCACGTTGACGTGCACAGTTTAGTAAACACTGCTCATAAATCATGGTAAGGATTTATTTTTACCGGCAACAGTTTCAAATGTTTCCATCAAATTTTTTTATGacttgcattttttattttataatataCAAATCAGTAGCATCACCAAAAATACAGGAACCTTCTATTCCAACACGGAACATCATCAAGGAAGGGTCGTCTTAACCAAAACGTGGCTATGTATTTCTCAATCTAACTAAATATTCACTGAAATACTTCATATCATGTCTTAACAAATAATATAGAACCTAAGAAAAGCCTGAAAGCACAAAACAAGACAAGCAGGAATAAACAATAATGCCTTAATCCTCATATCCCCACCCTATTCATGATTCCTGAGCAGccacttattttttatttacattcaaaCCAGTGACGGTTTGAACCAATTTGGCAAACCCCCCCCAAAAGACAAACATTCCTCTTGACGATCAATACGTgtcaaaataatggagaaactccACTCAAAGCTTCTACCAACTATTCCCAACCTAACCAAACAGTTTATTTTGGGTGGGTCACTTAGGGGAACCTCACCCCGGCAATTTGAGTTAGCACACCATGGATGAAGGCATGCTACCACTGCTAGCTACCTGATGCAATGcaatggaaaaaaaattcatcatattATTGTGGGTAGCTGTGTGGAAGAACAAAGACTGAGCCAGAGCTTTagtcttttctgcactctgccaccAGGAGGCACTATTAGTTTTACACACAACAGCACAGAGATAATGGCTGAAGTCATCAAATACACAACACTTTacactcatggtaacaacaacatgacattcaaccaaactgactaaaccaactgaactacaaaacacaacaaatcagccACACTGTTAAACCAACATAAACCACATAACCACATAAGTCAGGCGGagtgac encodes:
- the prph2b gene encoding peripherin-2b, which codes for MPFMPVKFDLLKRVKLAQALWMLYWLSVIMGILIFSLGIFFKIELRKRSEMMDNNESHLVPNLYILVGLLACGFNAFGSKVCHDSLDPMKFSKWKPMLRSYMLMCCGFNVLLLLVAALCFLMQFVVYLALTDGLKNGIKFYKDTDTPGRCFMKRTLDMTQIEFRCCGNNNFRDWFEVQWISNRYLDMSNDEVKDRVLSNVEGKYLMDSVPFSCCNPGSPRPCIQHHLTNNSAHYDYDHRTEELNIWTRGCREALFSYYSSMVNSMGAVIIVTIILQLADMGGLKYLCTALETMADPENPECESEGWLLEKGVKETLADVLAKLKTLGRTNQVEEGAQAPQANA